The following are encoded together in the Pseudoxanthomonas sp. YR558 genome:
- the lexA gene encoding transcriptional repressor LexA: MDLTDTQIAILALIAERLEAEGMPPSQAEIAKAFGFKGVRAAQYHLEALELAGAIERVPGRARGIRVLKAPPSPQPDLAFPAAANDEGLRLPVLGQVAAGAPIGADADHHDYVLLDRAFFAPAPDYLLKVKGDSMRDEGIFDGDLIGVHRTRDARSGQIVVARIDDAITVKLLKIGKDRIRLLPRNPDYAPIEVLPDQDFAIEGLYCGLVRPNR, translated from the coding sequence ATGGACCTGACCGATACCCAGATCGCAATCCTCGCCCTGATCGCCGAACGGCTTGAGGCCGAGGGCATGCCTCCGTCGCAAGCCGAGATCGCCAAGGCTTTCGGTTTCAAGGGCGTGCGGGCGGCCCAGTACCACCTGGAGGCATTGGAGCTGGCGGGCGCCATCGAGCGCGTGCCGGGTCGTGCGCGGGGCATCCGGGTCCTCAAGGCACCGCCGTCGCCCCAGCCCGACCTGGCGTTCCCGGCAGCCGCCAACGACGAAGGGCTGCGCCTGCCCGTGCTCGGGCAGGTGGCCGCCGGCGCCCCGATCGGGGCCGATGCCGACCATCACGACTATGTCCTGCTGGACCGCGCGTTCTTCGCTCCGGCGCCGGATTACCTGTTGAAGGTGAAAGGCGATTCGATGCGCGACGAAGGCATCTTCGACGGCGACCTGATTGGCGTGCACCGCACGCGCGACGCCCGCTCTGGCCAGATCGTGGTGGCGCGCATCGACGATGCCATCACGGTCAAGCTGCTGAAGATCGGCAAGGACCGCATCCGTTTGCTGCCGCGCAACCCGGACTATGCGCCGATCGAAGTGTTGCCGGATCAGGACTTCGCGATCGAGGGCCTTTACTGCGGCCTGGTGAGGCCCAACCGGTGA
- the recA gene encoding recombinase RecA → MDENKKRALSAALTQIERQFGKGSVMRMGDRVIEPVEIIPTGSLMLDLALGIGGLPKGRVVEIYGPESSGKTTLTLQAIAECQKQGGTAAFIDAEHALDPVYAAKLGVNVDDLLLSQPDTGEQALEIADMLVRSGSIDIVVIDSVAALTPKAEIEGEMGDQLPGLQARLMSQALRKLTGNIKRSNTLVVFINQLRMKIGVMMPGQSPETTTGGNALKFYASVRLDIRRIGAIKKGDEIIGNQTKIKVVKNKLAPPFKQVVTEILYGEGISREGELIDMGVEAKLVDKAGAWYGYGGERIGQGKDNARTFLRENPAVAAKLEAELREKFQPEEAKRDENADDDSDD, encoded by the coding sequence ATGGACGAGAACAAGAAGCGCGCCCTTTCCGCCGCCCTGACCCAGATCGAGCGCCAGTTCGGCAAGGGCTCGGTGATGCGTATGGGCGACCGGGTCATCGAGCCTGTCGAGATCATTCCGACCGGTTCGCTGATGCTGGACCTGGCGCTGGGTATCGGCGGCCTGCCCAAGGGGCGCGTGGTCGAGATCTATGGTCCCGAGTCCTCCGGCAAGACCACGCTGACCCTGCAGGCCATCGCCGAGTGCCAGAAGCAGGGAGGCACGGCAGCCTTCATCGATGCGGAGCATGCGTTGGATCCCGTCTATGCCGCCAAGCTGGGCGTCAATGTGGACGATCTGCTCTTGTCGCAGCCCGATACCGGCGAGCAGGCGCTCGAAATCGCGGACATGCTGGTCCGTTCGGGCTCCATCGACATCGTGGTCATCGACTCGGTGGCCGCGCTGACGCCGAAGGCTGAAATCGAAGGCGAAATGGGCGACCAGCTCCCGGGCTTGCAGGCCCGCCTGATGAGCCAGGCGCTGCGCAAGCTGACCGGCAACATCAAGCGGTCCAATACCTTGGTCGTCTTCATCAATCAGTTGCGCATGAAGATCGGCGTGATGATGCCCGGCCAGAGCCCTGAGACCACCACCGGCGGCAACGCGCTGAAGTTCTATGCCTCGGTGCGCCTGGACATCCGTCGCATCGGCGCCATCAAGAAGGGCGACGAGATCATCGGCAACCAGACCAAGATCAAGGTGGTCAAGAACAAGCTGGCACCCCCCTTCAAGCAGGTCGTTACCGAAATCCTGTACGGCGAAGGCATCAGCCGCGAGGGTGAACTCATCGATATGGGTGTTGAAGCCAAGCTGGTCGACAAGGCTGGCGCTTGGTATGGCTATGGCGGTGAACGCATCGGACAGGGCAAGGACAATGCGCGGACGTTCTTGCGCGAGAATCCGGCCGTTGCAGCCAAGCTGGAGGCCGAGCTTCGCGAGAAGTTCCAGCCGGAAGAAGCCAAGCGCGATGAGAACGCCGACGACGACAGCGACGATTGA
- the recX gene encoding recombination regulator RecX, whose protein sequence is MAEQTPVQRALGLLVRREHSRRELSRKLTARGLDAAEVRSAVDRLEDEGWQSDTRFAETLVRSRAAGGHGPVRIRAELSTHGLDREAVEAAMATFDGDWTETARDLVRRRFGPVDPADIAQRRKIADFLIRRGFDGASVRAASQAGAEDWDGAA, encoded by the coding sequence ATGGCCGAGCAAACACCCGTGCAGCGCGCCCTGGGCCTGCTGGTGCGCCGGGAACACTCCCGGCGCGAGCTGTCCCGTAAGTTGACCGCCCGCGGCCTGGACGCGGCCGAAGTGCGATCGGCCGTGGATCGGTTGGAGGATGAGGGCTGGCAGAGCGACACGCGCTTTGCCGAAACCCTGGTCCGAAGCCGGGCTGCCGGTGGCCATGGCCCAGTACGGATCCGGGCCGAACTGTCCACGCATGGGCTGGACCGTGAGGCGGTGGAAGCCGCCATGGCCACCTTCGACGGCGACTGGACCGAAACGGCGCGCGACCTCGTCCGCCGGCGTTTCGGTCCAGTCGATCCGGCCGATATCGCACAGCGGCGCAAAATCGCCGATTTCTTGATTCGTCGTGGTTTCGACGGTGCCAGCGTCAGGGCCGCCAGCCAGGCAGGAGCGGAGGACTGGGACGGGGCGGCCTGA